The window AGTGAGGTGAGCGCATGAAGAAGACCGTCCCCACGTTCTGTCGCGTCTGTGAGCCCTCGTGTGGCCTCTTGGCCGAGGTCGAGGACGAGCGGCTGCTCCGCCTGCGGCCCGACGATGAACACCCCGTGACGCGCGGCTTCGCCTGTCACAAAGGGCTCGGGTTCACGGACGTGCACCACGACCCCGACCGGCTGAACGTGCCGCTCAGCCGCACGAACGCGCGCACCACGGCGGGTGAGTTTCGTGAGCGGTCCTGGGACGAGGTATTGCCCGAGCTCGCTGCGGCCCTGCGCGGCATCCAGCAGCAGCACGGTCCGGCCGCCATCGCGGGCTACGTGGGCAACCCCACGGCCTTCAACGCGCTGGGGAGCCAGGCGCTCACGTCGTTCTTCGCGCAGCTGGGCTGCCAGCGCATGTTCAGCTCGGGCACGCAGGACTGCTCCAACAAGTTTGCCGGCAGCGAGGCCGTGTTCGGCACCAGCACGCTGCACCCCGTGCCGGACCTCGAGCACACGGACTACGCGCTCATCTTCGGAGAGAACCCGAAGGTCTCTCACATGAGCTTCATGTCCACGCCCGACCCGATGGGCCAGCTGCGCGCGGCCGAGCAGCGCGGCGCCACCATCCGCTTCGTGAACCCGCGGCGCATCGAGTCGGCCACGGTGGGCGAGGTGGTCCAGGTCAAGCCCGACACCGACCTCTACTTCATGGCCGCGCTGCTGCACGAGCTGGACGCCGACGGGAAGTTCGACGAGGCGGTGCTGGCCGAGCACGGCAGCCACGTCGCGGGCCTGCGGGCGTTCATCGCTCCGTACAGCGCGGAGCATGTGGCCAGCGTGGTGGGTGTCCCTGCGGCCACCATTCGCGGCATCGCGCACGAGTTCGCGAGCGCCGAGTCTGCCTGTGTGCACATGAGCACGGGCGTGAACATGGGGCGCCAGGGCACGCTCTGTTACTGGCTGCTGCACATGCTCAGCTTCGTGACGGGCAACCTCGACCGCCCGGGGGGAAACCTGTACTCGCTGGGCTTCTACCCTGCGGCGAAGGCTGGCAAGCTGGACCTCGCGAGCGTGTTCTTCCCCACGGAGCACGGCGAGCTGCGCCACGTGCGCGGCATGCTGCCGGGCAACCTGCTGGCCGACATGATCGAAGGCGGCGAGACCCCCATCCGCGCGTTGGTGGTGATCGCCGGCAACCCCATCTTGTCCATGGGCGGTGGCGAGCGCCTGCGCCGGGCCTTCGAGAAGCTGGAGCTGGTGATCGTGCTCGACATGTTCCGGTCCGCCACCGGCGAGTACGCGGACTACCTGCTGCCGTGCACGGACATGCTGGAGCGCCGGGACCTCAACATCTGCGGGCTGGGCATGCAGCACCAGCCGTTCGTGCAGTACACCGACGCGGTGGTTCCGGCCGCGTCCGAGCGCAAGGAGGAGTGGTGGATCCTGGGCAAGTTGGAGCAGGCCCTGGGGCTGCGCTCCGTGTTCGATGCCGGTGAAGCGCCCGACGTGTTCGCGCGGCTCGACAAGATGCTGCGCGCGAGCGGCCTGTCGGTGCAGCAGCTGGAGGCGGCGCCGCAGCACACCGTGGTGCTTCCGAAGCTGAGTCACGGGCGCTTCTACAGCGACTGGATCCAGACTGCGGACAGGCGTGTGGACTGTTGCCCGCCGCTGTTCGAGGAGGCGCTCGCGCGGGCTCACGCGCTGTTCGAGGACCTGCGCAGCAGCCCACCGGAGCAGCTGAAGCTCATCAGCCTGCGCACCAACTTCATGCAGAACAGCTGGTACCAGAACGTCCAAAAGCTCAAGGGGCGGAAGCACCAGATCAACCCGCTTCACATGGCGGTGGAGGACGCCGCGCGCCTGGGCTTCACCGATGGCGCGGCGGTCACGGTGAGCAGCGACTGGGGCCGCATCGAGGCGACCGTGTTGGTGGACGAGACGCTGCGCGCGGGCGTGGTGGCCATGACCCACGGCTGGGGCAACGAGCGCACGCCGGGGCTGCGCGTGGCCAGCCGCCACCCGGGGGTGAACGTGAACGCGCTGCTGCCGAGCGGCCCGGGCAGCTACGAGAAGCTCAGCAACCAGGCTCACATGACGGGCGTGCCGGTGGCGGTCACGGCGGCGTCCTAGGCGGGCCCTCGCAGCGCTTCGGATGGCTTGGCGGCTGTGCCAGGACCCCTCCTCCACGTGGTCGTGGGCGTGGGCGTGGGCGTTGTCGGCGACGGCGACGGCGACGAAGGGGCGTCGCCGTCGCCGTCGCCGACAACGTCTATCGACTCATCACAAGTTCGTCGGGGCAGTCCGAGGCCGAGTGGATTCTGCAGGTTCCGTTCTGGGCCTTAGTTCAAGCCACTTTTGGCGCCCCGGCTTGAAAAGCCGGGGCAGCGGGTCCTGGGCCTCGCTCCGGGGACAAGTCCTCCCTCCGAGGGAGGACTCAGCTTGGGTGGACTAGAGGAGCTTGAGGTGGCTGGCTGTGGAGGGTTTGGGGCCCGGTCCCGCTGCCCCGGCTTTCAAGCCGGGGCGCCCAAGTGCCTTGATACAAGCCGCTTCCGGCCCAGCGAGAGTCGGCCAGGGTCCTTGGGCCGGCTCCGGTGACCATGGGCCGAACTTGTGATGAGTCGTTAGCCGACAACGTTCACGACAACGCTCACGACAGCGGGGGATCGCGGTCCCCTGTGCTATGTCCACCGCATGCCACCCAGCGCCCCGACGCCGCAGCCGCTGCCGGCGCCCTTCGACCGGCGCGTGCAGCTGTTCACGGGCAAGGGCGGCGTGGGCAAGACCAGCCTGGTGCTGGGGTTGGCGCTCGAGGCGGCGCGGCGGGGGCATCGCCCGCTGATCGTGGAGCTGGGCCACCGCGCGAGCGTGCCGGAGCTGCTGGGGCAGGGCGCTGGGCCCGCCGTGGGCTACACGCCGGTGGAGCTGGTCCCGGGTGTGTTCGCCATGAACATGTCGCTCGACGACGCGCTCGAGGACTACATCACGGCGCAGGTGCGCGTGCGGCGGGTGGCGCGCGCCATCACGCAGAGCCAGAGCCTGCGGCGCTTCTTCCACGCGGCGCCCGCCGTGAACGAGGTGGTGACGCTGGCTCGTCTCAGCCGCCTGGCGGAGCCCGCGCCGGGCGCGCGCGGGAGCTTCAGCCCCATCCTGGTGGACCTCGACGCCACGGGGCACGCGCTCATGTTCCTCGAGCTGCCGCGCGTGTTCGAGGGGCTGGCCCAGAGCGGGCCGCTGCACACGCTGCTGGCGGGCTTCTCGAAGCTGCTGCGCGACGAGCGCACCACCGTGCTGCACCTGGTCACGCTGCCGCTCGAGCTGCCGGCGCACGAGACCCGCGACCTGTACGTGCAGCTGCGCGGGGACGCGGCGAGCGGTTCGCCAGCGCGCGTTCCGCTCGGCGCGTTGATCGTGAACGGTGTGCCGCAGGCGCCGCTGACCGACGCCGAGGTGGCGCGCTTGCCGGAGCTCGCGGAGCGGGCGCCCGAAGCCCAGAAAGACATCGCCCTTGCGCAGCGCGTGCAGCGGGCCGCGGCCGACGCGGGGCGCACGGAGGCGTGGCTGCGTGAGCGTGTCCCGCTGGTGACCAAGCGCTTGCCGCGCGTGACGGGGGCCCTGGGCCTCACGGAGCTCCAGCGCTTGGGCGCGGCGCTCCTGGAGGCCTCGCGATGAGCACGGAGTCTGCCGCGCTGGACGAGCTGCTGCGCACGCGCCGGCTGATCATCTGCGTGGGCCCCGGCGGCGTGGGCAAGACCACCAGCTCGGCCGCCATGGCGCTGCGGGCCGCGCGCATGGGGCGGCGCGCCCTGGTGCTGACCATCGACCCGGCGAAGCGGCTGGCCGACGCGCTGGGCCTCGATGGGCTCGACGACGAGGTGCGCCGCGTGCCCGGGGTGGACGCGCTGCCGCCGCTCACGCCAGGCGTGGCCCCCGCGCCGCTGGACGCGGCCATGCTGGACACCAAGGCCAGCTACGACGCGCTGCTCACGCGCATCACCGACGCGGCGTCGCGCGAGCGCATCTTCGGCAACCGCGCGTATCAGGCCTTCTCGCGCACCATGGCGCGCTCGCACGCCTACGTGGCGATGGAGCGGCTGCTGCACGTGGTGGAGGAGGGGCGCTGGGACCTGATCGTGCTGGACACGCCGCCCACGCGCAGCGCACTCGACATCCTGGACGCGCCCGAGCGGCTGGTGCGCTTCCTGGACGAGCGCGTGGTGCAGTGGTTCTTGCGCGGGACCGGCAGCGAAGGTGCGGCCATGCCCACGGATGCCGCCGAAGACGCCGACGAAGGCGGAGCCCGCGGCCTCGGCGGGCGCGCCGCGCTCAAGCTGCTGGGCGTGCTGGTGGGCGCCGAGGTGGTGGCCGAGCTGGTGTCGTTCTTCTCCGTGCTGGCGCACCTGCGGCAGGGCTTCCGCGACCGCGCCGCGCGCACGGCCGCGCTGCTCACCAGCCCGAGCACGGCGTTCGTGCTCACGGCGGCGCCCATGCCCAGCGGCCTCGCCGACGCGGGCAACCTGCTCGAGGGGCTCATGGAGCGCCGCGTGCCGCTGGCGCTGCTGCTCTTCAACCGCGCGTTCACCACCGAGCCGGGCGCTGACGCCGGGCTCGGGGGCGCCACCGGGCCCGCGTTCGACCAGCAGCCGCTCGCGCCCGCCCGCGCGCTGCCGCCCACGGACCTGGGGCCCGTGCTGGACCAGCTGGCGGCCCGCCTGGGCGAGGTGCGCCGCGCCGCCCACGCCGACAACCTGGCCGACCTCGCGCGCATGCGGGCGTTCCAC of the Sandaracinaceae bacterium genome contains:
- a CDS encoding AAA family ATPase gives rise to the protein MSTESAALDELLRTRRLIICVGPGGVGKTTSSAAMALRAARMGRRALVLTIDPAKRLADALGLDGLDDEVRRVPGVDALPPLTPGVAPAPLDAAMLDTKASYDALLTRITDAASRERIFGNRAYQAFSRTMARSHAYVAMERLLHVVEEGRWDLIVLDTPPTRSALDILDAPERLVRFLDERVVQWFLRGTGSEGAAMPTDAAEDADEGGARGLGGRAALKLLGVLVGAEVVAELVSFFSVLAHLRQGFRDRAARTAALLTSPSTAFVLTAAPMPSGLADAGNLLEGLMERRVPLALLLFNRAFTTEPGADAGLGGATGPAFDQQPLAPARALPPTDLGPVLDQLAARLGEVRRAAHADNLADLARMRAFHATAPKGTAALMLPRATREIHDVADLGELLAHPRPLSAGL
- a CDS encoding molybdopterin-dependent oxidoreductase; amino-acid sequence: MKKTVPTFCRVCEPSCGLLAEVEDERLLRLRPDDEHPVTRGFACHKGLGFTDVHHDPDRLNVPLSRTNARTTAGEFRERSWDEVLPELAAALRGIQQQHGPAAIAGYVGNPTAFNALGSQALTSFFAQLGCQRMFSSGTQDCSNKFAGSEAVFGTSTLHPVPDLEHTDYALIFGENPKVSHMSFMSTPDPMGQLRAAEQRGATIRFVNPRRIESATVGEVVQVKPDTDLYFMAALLHELDADGKFDEAVLAEHGSHVAGLRAFIAPYSAEHVASVVGVPAATIRGIAHEFASAESACVHMSTGVNMGRQGTLCYWLLHMLSFVTGNLDRPGGNLYSLGFYPAAKAGKLDLASVFFPTEHGELRHVRGMLPGNLLADMIEGGETPIRALVVIAGNPILSMGGGERLRRAFEKLELVIVLDMFRSATGEYADYLLPCTDMLERRDLNICGLGMQHQPFVQYTDAVVPAASERKEEWWILGKLEQALGLRSVFDAGEAPDVFARLDKMLRASGLSVQQLEAAPQHTVVLPKLSHGRFYSDWIQTADRRVDCCPPLFEEALARAHALFEDLRSSPPEQLKLISLRTNFMQNSWYQNVQKLKGRKHQINPLHMAVEDAARLGFTDGAAVTVSSDWGRIEATVLVDETLRAGVVAMTHGWGNERTPGLRVASRHPGVNVNALLPSGPGSYEKLSNQAHMTGVPVAVTAAS